From Nguyenibacter vanlangensis, one genomic window encodes:
- a CDS encoding cupin domain-containing protein has product MSADNASSANAGGGRFDLNAIAASFPDSSDTMLLDTYLTDSASRSIRVFRVYRGVPAHYHTQCDEILHVLSGEGTFWIDNPATEAAFVPGQLLVFPRRAVHALPRILRAPVIFLAIDTPRRAQDDITFVDPEDGTPAEFIAKI; this is encoded by the coding sequence ATGAGCGCCGATAACGCGTCTTCGGCAAACGCAGGCGGCGGCCGCTTCGACCTCAACGCCATCGCCGCATCGTTTCCGGACTCGTCCGACACGATGCTGCTGGACACATATCTGACGGACTCCGCGTCCCGCAGTATCCGGGTTTTTCGCGTCTATCGTGGTGTACCTGCCCATTATCACACGCAATGCGACGAAATCCTGCATGTGCTCTCAGGCGAGGGGACTTTCTGGATCGATAACCCGGCCACCGAGGCGGCCTTCGTGCCGGGTCAGCTTCTCGTTTTCCCCAGACGCGCCGTCCATGCCCTACCGCGTATCCTGCGTGCCCCTGTCATATTCCTCGCCATCGACACACCGCGTCGGGCACAGGATGACATCACCTTTGTCGATCCCGAGGACGGTACCCCTGCCGAATTCATTGCGAAGATATGA
- a CDS encoding zinc-binding alcohol dehydrogenase family protein, giving the protein MRAVGYQSPLPIGAPDSLQDIELPKPLPSGRDLLVEIRAVSVNPVDTKVRMSAPPEPGQWRVLGWDAAGIVTATGPDVRDFTIGDEVFYAGSLHRSGTNAQFHLVDERIVGRKPKSLDWAQAAALPLTAITAWEMLFDRIDIRRPVPGVVPSLLIVGGAGGVGSIAIQLARVLTDLTVIATASRPETQEWVRNLGAHHVIDHRNSLAGQVARLPTGAPGFVFSTTQTDQHVADIVELLAPQGHFGLIDDPKELDALPLKRKSLSLHWELMFTRPMFETADMAEQGKLLNEVSALVDSGRIRTTLGENFGLINADNLRRAHALVESGQAKGKIVLTGFGE; this is encoded by the coding sequence TTACCGAGCGGCCGCGATCTCCTGGTCGAAATCCGGGCTGTTTCGGTCAATCCCGTTGACACCAAGGTGCGAATGAGCGCCCCACCCGAACCCGGCCAATGGCGTGTTCTTGGATGGGACGCAGCAGGCATCGTGACGGCGACGGGACCAGACGTCCGCGACTTCACGATCGGGGATGAAGTCTTCTATGCCGGATCGCTGCACCGTTCGGGAACAAATGCCCAGTTCCACCTGGTCGATGAACGGATCGTGGGCCGCAAGCCGAAATCGCTGGACTGGGCGCAGGCCGCCGCGCTCCCGCTGACCGCGATCACGGCATGGGAGATGTTGTTCGACCGGATCGATATCCGGCGACCTGTCCCCGGAGTTGTCCCGTCCCTGCTGATCGTCGGCGGCGCGGGCGGCGTCGGCTCGATCGCGATCCAGCTTGCCCGTGTACTGACGGACCTGACCGTCATCGCCACGGCGTCGCGCCCCGAGACACAGGAATGGGTGCGAAACCTTGGCGCGCATCATGTGATCGACCACAGGAACTCCCTCGCGGGACAGGTGGCACGTCTCCCGACCGGCGCACCCGGCTTCGTCTTCTCCACGACACAAACGGATCAACACGTCGCCGATATCGTGGAGTTACTGGCACCACAGGGACATTTCGGGTTGATCGACGATCCGAAGGAACTCGACGCGTTGCCGCTCAAGCGCAAGAGCCTGTCGTTGCATTGGGAATTGATGTTCACCCGTCCCATGTTCGAAACAGCCGACATGGCCGAACAGGGGAAGCTCCTGAATGAGGTTTCCGCTTTGGTGGACAGCGGACGGATTCGTACGACGCTCGGGGAGAATTTCGGTCTCATCAATGCGGACAACCTGCGCCGCGCGCACGCCCTGGTCGAGAGCGGACAGGCAAAGGGCAAGATCGTTCTCACCGGCTTCGGTGAATGA
- a CDS encoding ABC transporter ATP-binding protein has product MSGAADAARMDAVLAVSGLTVGYGGQVVLRGIDLVLPPGQWLGLLGANGAGKSTLLRAVSGLVPPLAGQVAIDGVDVLADPVRARRALGYAVDPAALPMVLSGRDYLRLVASAKGLARPDWGRSDWGRPDDWGADDPVVVLDLARWMDVPLETCSLGTRAKFAILAALLGSPRLLILDESLNGLDPLAAWQVRRIIDARVRAGTCSVILATHALESVAAHCSAAIMLEGGAVACRWDAADLAAARRDPAGFGDAVMTLLMARR; this is encoded by the coding sequence ATGAGCGGGGCGGCGGATGCTGCGCGCATGGATGCCGTGCTGGCGGTATCCGGCCTGACGGTGGGGTATGGCGGGCAAGTGGTGCTGCGCGGGATCGACCTGGTGCTGCCGCCGGGGCAGTGGCTGGGATTGCTGGGCGCGAATGGCGCGGGCAAATCCACCCTGTTGCGCGCCGTGTCCGGACTGGTGCCGCCGCTGGCCGGGCAGGTGGCGATCGATGGGGTGGATGTGCTGGCCGATCCGGTGCGGGCGCGGCGGGCATTGGGATATGCCGTCGATCCCGCGGCGCTGCCGATGGTGCTGAGCGGGCGGGATTATCTGCGGCTGGTGGCCTCGGCGAAGGGATTGGCGCGGCCGGACTGGGGGCGATCCGATTGGGGGCGACCCGACGACTGGGGCGCGGACGACCCGGTGGTGGTGCTGGACCTGGCGCGCTGGATGGATGTGCCGCTGGAGACCTGTTCGCTGGGCACGCGGGCGAAATTCGCGATCCTGGCCGCGTTGCTGGGTAGTCCGCGCCTGCTGATCCTGGACGAGTCGCTGAACGGGCTGGACCCGCTGGCCGCCTGGCAGGTCCGGCGGATAATCGATGCGCGGGTGCGGGCGGGAACGTGCAGCGTGATTCTGGCGACGCATGCGCTGGAGAGCGTCGCGGCCCATTGTTCCGCCGCCATCATGCTGGAAGGCGGCGCGGTGGCCTGTCGCTGGGACGCGGCCGACCTGGCGGCGGCGCGGCGGGATCCGGCCGGGTTCGGCGATGCGGTGATGACGTTGTTGATGGCCCGGCGTTGA
- a CDS encoding L-dopachrome tautomerase-related protein gives MAHARSLRIEASNSVLNWNAVALAAHHVFVGGPRWTGFSGPSVAVLTTGGLLRPFPDSIWNGWKPGLDAKRRFVSVNALHIDPEGKLWVVDTGTPLFGRPPVKDGPKLVRLDPATGDILRVYPLDPVMAPPGSYIDDIRFNGPHAYLTDAGKGAVLVLDIATGVCRRVLDGAPATQARPDRPIVIDGRIVRNGNGTPLLINADPLEVSPDRKYLYFGPLEGPWSKVPTALLDDPATPPAVLAASVTPWADLPPIGGSAMDERGNLYFVALKNETVYRRDPAGRIVSLASDHRLHWADAPFLTRDGRLWLPVAQLDRLAQFQHGISRVQFPFLLLSLSTQP, from the coding sequence ATGGCTCATGCGCGATCTCTCCGCATCGAAGCCTCGAATTCAGTCCTGAACTGGAACGCGGTCGCCCTGGCCGCCCATCATGTGTTCGTAGGAGGACCACGCTGGACTGGCTTTTCCGGCCCATCTGTCGCCGTTTTGACGACAGGAGGCTTGCTCCGCCCCTTTCCGGATTCGATATGGAACGGGTGGAAACCTGGCCTTGACGCGAAACGGCGTTTCGTTAGCGTCAACGCCCTTCATATCGATCCCGAAGGCAAACTCTGGGTGGTCGATACGGGAACGCCGCTGTTTGGCCGCCCACCCGTCAAGGACGGTCCGAAACTGGTGCGCCTCGACCCGGCGACGGGGGATATCCTCCGCGTCTATCCGCTTGATCCGGTTATGGCTCCGCCAGGGAGTTATATCGACGACATCCGCTTCAACGGACCGCACGCCTATTTGACCGACGCTGGAAAAGGCGCAGTTCTGGTTCTCGATATCGCAACGGGCGTCTGTCGTCGCGTCCTCGACGGTGCCCCTGCCACACAGGCACGACCGGATCGACCGATCGTCATCGACGGACGCATCGTCAGGAACGGCAATGGTACGCCGCTCCTGATCAACGCCGACCCGCTCGAAGTCAGTCCCGACAGGAAGTACCTATATTTTGGGCCGCTCGAAGGGCCATGGTCGAAGGTGCCGACCGCGCTTCTGGATGATCCCGCGACACCTCCAGCGGTGCTTGCCGCGTCGGTTACTCCCTGGGCCGATCTTCCTCCGATCGGCGGCAGCGCGATGGATGAACGCGGAAACCTTTATTTCGTCGCCTTAAAAAATGAAACGGTTTATCGGCGTGATCCAGCGGGGAGGATCGTATCCCTCGCGTCGGATCATCGCCTGCACTGGGCAGATGCGCCTTTTCTCACACGCGATGGGCGGCTGTGGCTTCCCGTCGCCCAACTCGACCGACTGGCACAGTTTCAGCATGGTATATCGCGTGTCCAGTTTCCCTTTCTTCTGCTCTCTCTGAGCACGCAGCCATGA
- a CDS encoding nuclear transport factor 2 family protein — MNETPSDLVRRWYATGDTSLLDDDIVWVVLDSFPEGGRYVGREAVTERFFPAVKAHFTEYVAQPETLLADATDVATTGFYRVRTPLGRTGEIAFAHFWTIRNGKIAAFHQVADTAKLRDLLIDGKKGS; from the coding sequence ATGAACGAGACACCATCGGATCTGGTGCGGCGCTGGTATGCGACCGGCGACACGTCCTTGCTGGATGATGACATCGTGTGGGTCGTACTCGACAGTTTTCCAGAGGGCGGCCGCTATGTCGGCCGGGAAGCGGTCACGGAACGCTTTTTCCCCGCCGTGAAGGCCCATTTCACAGAATACGTCGCCCAGCCGGAAACCTTGCTGGCCGATGCAACCGACGTCGCGACGACCGGGTTTTATCGGGTGCGCACGCCGCTCGGAAGGACGGGCGAGATCGCCTTCGCACATTTCTGGACGATTCGGAACGGAAAAATCGCCGCATTTCACCAGGTGGCGGATACCGCGAAATTACGGGATCTCCTGATCGATGGGAAGAAGGGGTCATGA
- a CDS encoding cytochrome b/b6 domain-containing protein, with translation MSGFEVIDAVRAPTAPVRYGAETRWLHWSCAVLILAQFVLGELMHRVPHAWHGPIVSVHLSLGVLLAALFVTRVAWRLTGGRAIRFAAGPAPGARLAPLAHGGLYVLLGGVIALGYLARWSAGQPVVAFGVPIASPFALPFALMSPVAHQRLGSLHGWLAWVIIIAALGHAAAALYHALVLRDGVLRRMWR, from the coding sequence ATGAGCGGGTTCGAGGTGATCGACGCGGTGCGGGCGCCGACGGCGCCGGTGCGCTATGGTGCGGAGACGCGCTGGCTGCATTGGAGTTGTGCCGTGCTGATCCTGGCGCAGTTCGTGCTGGGCGAATTGATGCACAGGGTGCCCCATGCCTGGCATGGGCCGATCGTATCTGTGCATCTGTCGCTGGGGGTGCTGCTGGCGGCGTTGTTCGTGACCCGGGTGGCCTGGCGGCTGACGGGTGGGCGGGCGATCCGCTTCGCCGCCGGTCCGGCCCCGGGCGCGCGGCTGGCGCCCCTGGCCCATGGGGGGCTTTATGTCCTGCTGGGCGGCGTCATCGCCCTAGGATATCTGGCCCGCTGGTCGGCCGGGCAGCCGGTGGTGGCCTTCGGGGTGCCGATCGCGTCGCCCTTCGCGCTCCCCTTCGCGCTGATGTCGCCAGTGGCGCATCAGCGCCTCGGCAGTCTGCATGGCTGGCTGGCCTGGGTGATCATCATCGCGGCACTGGGCCATGCGGCGGCGGCGCTGTATCACGCGCTGGTGCTGCGCGACGGTGTGTTGCGCCGGATGTGGAGATAG